One region of Polaribacter pectinis genomic DNA includes:
- a CDS encoding acyl-CoA dehydrogenase family protein, which produces METNKYTAGVLQYIPFFYVIWSDDLLSYSEVSVVKKAIEEDKTLEKEDYTYLLKYLDKKTPPPYAVLKHWKKVISNSGIKLVESDIYPLATFSQKMICHHYAACPFNSHLKDIEINLGIQPNHYKHLFEIEIVKEATSNFYNPAEIDTILKGDQATVIDAFRAFLKDPNFKWDIKRDKEAFRLHVLKQVQLLAKEGYGAMSYDTPYGGTNNMVGYAAIFENMMYVDGSMAIKFGVQFGLFGGSIQKLGTKKHHDAYLLETGKTNILGCFAMTETGHGSNVRGVKTTATYHKETDSIIIHTPGENDNKEYIGNALHSTMASVFAQLIVDGKNHGVHAILVKIRDEKHNLMPGVTIKDNGYKLGLNGVDNGKIWFHQVRVPRENLLNKYGDISSDGTYHSEIENPNKRFFTMLGTLVGGRICVARAGLGGAKKSLAIAVKHALKRRQFNDSIKIQEDLLMDYPSHQLRLTPAIASCYVYDVALTHIMKEYSDPKIIDKRKIETQVAGLKSMITWFANDTIQECREACGGKGYLLENQIADLKGDVDIFTTFEGDNHVLLQLAAKGVLSDFKSEFNSAGFTAVLKLLGERIGDKFSIVNATYTNNVDKDHLFSSKFHKHAFDYRTRRLTYTVAMRIRDYVKKGVPSYQAFLKVQTHLLALGKAYSVELAYNTYVDFTNSIEDKKNRLLFKKLGTLYALHELRKDASWYLEQGYITGTKSKAMRQRVERLSTELRPHIGVLVDGFGIPAHCMEAPIAN; this is translated from the coding sequence ATGGAAACAAACAAATATACTGCTGGAGTTTTACAATACATTCCTTTCTTTTATGTGATTTGGTCAGATGATTTATTGTCATACTCAGAAGTTTCTGTTGTTAAAAAAGCAATAGAAGAAGATAAAACCCTAGAGAAAGAAGATTACACATACCTTTTAAAATACTTAGATAAAAAAACACCTCCACCTTATGCAGTATTAAAGCATTGGAAAAAAGTAATTTCCAATTCAGGCATTAAGTTAGTAGAAAGTGACATTTATCCTTTGGCTACTTTTAGTCAGAAAATGATTTGTCATCATTATGCAGCCTGTCCTTTTAATTCGCATTTAAAAGACATTGAAATCAATTTAGGAATACAGCCAAACCATTACAAACACTTATTTGAAATTGAAATTGTTAAAGAAGCGACTTCTAATTTTTACAATCCTGCTGAAATAGATACTATTTTAAAAGGAGACCAAGCCACTGTTATTGATGCCTTTAGAGCTTTTTTAAAAGACCCAAATTTTAAATGGGACATTAAAAGAGATAAAGAAGCATTCAGACTTCATGTGCTAAAACAAGTTCAGCTTTTGGCAAAAGAAGGTTATGGAGCCATGTCTTATGATACACCTTATGGAGGTACCAATAACATGGTAGGTTATGCAGCTATTTTTGAAAACATGATGTATGTAGATGGCAGTATGGCAATTAAATTTGGAGTCCAATTCGGACTTTTTGGAGGAAGTATTCAGAAATTAGGTACTAAAAAACATCATGACGCTTATTTATTAGAAACTGGTAAAACCAACATTTTAGGTTGCTTTGCCATGACAGAAACTGGTCATGGTTCTAATGTTAGAGGCGTTAAAACAACAGCCACCTACCATAAAGAAACAGACAGTATAATTATACACACACCAGGAGAAAACGACAATAAAGAATATATAGGAAATGCCTTGCATTCAACAATGGCTTCTGTTTTTGCACAGTTAATTGTTGATGGAAAAAACCATGGAGTGCATGCTATTTTAGTAAAAATACGTGATGAAAAGCACAATTTAATGCCAGGAGTTACTATTAAAGACAATGGATACAAATTAGGGTTGAATGGTGTAGATAATGGTAAAATCTGGTTTCATCAAGTTCGAGTTCCTAGAGAGAATTTATTAAATAAATATGGAGATATTTCATCAGACGGAACTTATCATTCAGAAATAGAAAACCCAAACAAACGTTTTTTTACGATGTTAGGTACTTTAGTGGGTGGTAGAATTTGTGTGGCAAGAGCTGGACTTGGAGGTGCAAAAAAATCATTGGCAATAGCTGTAAAACATGCACTTAAAAGAAGACAGTTTAACGACAGCATCAAAATACAAGAAGACTTATTAATGGATTATCCTAGTCACCAATTGCGTTTAACACCCGCAATTGCCAGCTGTTATGTGTATGATGTTGCGCTAACGCACATTATGAAAGAATATAGTGACCCTAAAATTATAGACAAGCGAAAAATAGAAACCCAAGTTGCAGGATTAAAATCGATGATTACCTGGTTTGCAAACGACACCATACAAGAATGTAGAGAAGCTTGTGGTGGAAAAGGATATTTGTTAGAAAACCAAATTGCAGATTTAAAAGGAGATGTAGATATTTTTACCACATTTGAAGGAGATAATCATGTGTTATTACAATTGGCAGCAAAAGGAGTCTTATCTGATTTTAAATCGGAATTTAACAGTGCTGGTTTTACAGCAGTTCTAAAATTATTAGGTGAAAGAATTGGAGATAAATTCAGTATAGTTAATGCTACCTATACAAATAATGTAGATAAAGATCATTTGTTCAGCTCTAAATTTCATAAGCACGCGTTCGATTATCGAACAAGAAGATTGACGTATACAGTTGCCATGCGAATTCGAGATTATGTAAAAAAAGGAGTTCCCTCTTACCAAGCATTTTTAAAAGTACAAACGCATTTATTAGCTTTAGGAAAAGCATATAGTGTGGAATTGGCTTATAATACTTATGTAGATTTTACAAACTCGATTGAAGATAAAAAAAACAGGTTGTTATTTAAAAAACTAGGAACTCTGTATGCATTGCATGAATTGAGAAAAGATGCTTCATGGTATTTAGAACAAGGGTATATTACTGGAACAAAATCGAAAGCTATGCGCCAGCGTGTAGAAAGGTTGTCTACGGAGTTAAGACCTCATATTGGAGTTTTAGTAGATGGTTTTGGAATTCCTGCACATTGTATGGAAGCTCCTATTGCAAATTAA